CCTGCGCCGCCCCGTCCCGGCGCGGGCGATGGTGACGCAGGCGGTGGTAGCGTCGGTGCCGTTCTTCTGGAACAGCGCCCATTCGGCATGGGGGATTGTCTCCACGAGCAGCTCGGCGAGGATGACGGCATGCTCGGTCGGCCCGTCGAGGCAATCGCCGAGGTCCCACTGCGCGCGTGCCGCAGCATCCACCGCGGGGTGGCGGTGGCCGAGGATGATCGGCCCCCAGCTGCACATGAAGTCGATGTACGTGTTGCCGTCGACATCGGTGACGCGCGCGCCCTCGCCGGCACGGAAGAACTGCGGGTAACCGGCGGGAACCGCCGCCGCGCGCTGATGGCCCCACATCCCGCCCGGAATCACCGTGGCGGCGCGCTGGCGCAAGCTGCGGTCGCGCGTCGATTCGGTGGGTCGGGCAAGATGATCCATTCGGGGGGTCCTCGAAGCGTCGATGGCGGTCATCGGACGGCCATTTGATATATCATGTCTGCGCCCGACACCGGAGGCTGTCAACGATCGCCCGACGAAATCGGCATCTTTATTGATGATAAATTTTGCCGCAATTGGAGCGAGTCTCGGCACATCGCTCGGGCAATCGATGGAAAACGCTAGAGATACCCAGAATTCGGCGCAACGATACGCTCCAGGCCATGCTCAAAACCCATGCAACCTGATCCCGCAAGCTATCACAAAACCAAATTTTTTTCGATTAAGCTCAAAAGGCTCTTTCGCGATTTTGATATAGCAAATACGCTCTCCGGACGCCGGGACGCGACCGCCCTCAACACCCCGGCGACCGACGAAAGAGGCCTATGCACGGACCGGGAGTGCCGATGACCGACAGGACGACCACCGGAGCTGCAATCTCCATCCAGAGCTTGCGAAAGGTGTTCGACTCCACCGTGGCCGTGGACGACGTTTCGCTCGACATCGAGGCGGGCGAGTTCGTCGCCCTCCTCGGCCCCTCCGGCTCCGGCAAGTCGACCGTCTTGACGAGCATTGCCGGCTTCGAGTTCCCCTCCGCCGGCCGCATCGACATCGGCGGCGTCGACTGCACCCGCGTGCCGCCCTTCCGGCGCAACATCGGCATGGTGTTCCAGCACTACACGCTGTTCCCGCACCTCTCGGTGATCGACAACGTCGCCTTCCCGCTGAAGATGCGCCGCGTGCCCCTCAGGGAACGCCGCCGCCGCGCCGCCGAGGCCCTCGCCACGGTACGGCTCGACGGCTACGGGGAGCGCATGCCGGGCCAGCTCTCCGGCGGGCAGCAGCAGCGCGTCGCCCTCGCCCGCGCCATCGTCTACCAGCCCCGCGTCCTCCTGATGGACGAGCCGCTCTCCGCGCTCGACAAGAACCTGCGCGAGGAGATGCAGCTCGAGATCAAGCGGCTGCACCACCAGCTCGGCATGACCGTCGTCTTCGTCACCCACGACCAGGGCGAGGCGCTCACGATGGCCGACCGCGTCGCCATCCTGCGCGACGGACGGGTGCAGCAGGTCGCCCCCGCGCGCGAGCTCTACGAGCGGCCCGCCAACCTCTTCGCCGCCGGCTTCATCGGCGAGATGAACTTCATCCCGGTCACCTACGAGGCCGGGGCCGTCTCGCTTCCCGGCGGCGCCCGCTGGGCGCTCCCCGCCGACGCGTGCGTGGCACCCGTCGCGCCGGGCCCGGCGACGCTCGCCATCCGCCCGGAACGCCTCTCGCCCACCGCCGTCGAAGGCGGCGAGCGCACGCTGGAGGCACGCGTCGAGGAGGTCGTCTACGCCGGCGCCGGGACCCTCGTCATCGCCCGCCTGCCGGACGGCACCGAGGTGCGAGCCCGCATGGCGAGCGCCACCATCGGCGCCATCGAGGAGGGCCAGCCGATCACGCTTCACGCCCCCGAGAACGCGCTCCTCGTCTATCCGCGGGACGACGCGGAATGAGCGCCACCGCGGACACGGCGACGGCCGTCCCCGCCGAGGGCGGGGGCTACCTCTCCGGCCTCTTCCGCGCGGAGGGGCGGCACCTCTCCAGAGGGGGCGTGCTGCTCCTCATGGCGCCGTTCTTCGTCCTGCTGGTGGCCGCCTTCCTCTGGCCGCTGGTCAACCTCCTCTCGATCTCCTTCCTGGAGCCGCACCCGACGCTCGAGCACTACGAGCGCGTCGTCTCCAACCCGGTCTATGCCCGCGTTCTTTGGCGCACCTTCGCCATCGCGCTCACCGTGACCGCGCTGTGCCTCGCGCTCGCCTTTCCCGTCGCGCTGCTGATGGCGCGGTCCAGGGGGCCGATGGCGATCTTCATCACCGCCTGCGTCGTGCTGCCGTTCTGGTCCTCGGTGCTGGTGCGCACGGCCGCCTGGGCGGTTCTGCTGCAGCGTCACGGCCTCATCAACGAGGGCCTGCAGGCGGTCGGGGTCACCAGCGAGCCGATCCAGCTCCTCTATACGCGTGGCGCCGTCGTCGTCGCGATGGCGCACGTCCTCCTTCCGTTCATGGTGCTGCCGATCTACGGCGCCCTCCGGAACATCCCGCAGGACCTCTCGCGCGCCGCCGCCATCCTCGGCGCGGGGCCGCTGAAGACCTTCCGCGAGGTGATCCTGCCGCTCGCCCTGCCCGGCGTCATCTCCGGCACGCTCCTCGTGTTCCTGACGGCGCTCGGCTACTTCATCACCCCGGCCCTCCTCGGCTCGCCGCAGGAGATGATGATCGCGACCCTCATCTCCCAGCAGATCCGCGAGATGCTGGACTGGCCCTTCGCGGCCGCGCTCGTCGGCGTCCTCACGCTCTTCGTCACCGCCATCACGCTCATCTTCTCCCGCGTGATGCGCTTCGACCGGCTGATGGGGGGCGGGGCATGAACGCGCGCTCGCTGATGCTCAACGCCTACGTCTACGCGGTGCTCGCCTTCATCATCGTGCCGATCCTCGTGATCCTGCCGATGGCCTTCTCCGAGCCCGCCTACCTCACCTTCCCGCCGGAGGGCTTCACCCTGAACTGGTTCGCCGAGTTCTTCGGCAACCGGCGCTGGATGCGCGCGGCGCAGTTCTCCCTCACCATCGCGCTCTTCGTCTCGCTGACGACGTCGGTCATAGGCACCATGGCGACCTACGCGCTGGTGCGCGGCGCGGGCGGCATAGGCGCGCTGTTCCAGGCGCTGCTGATCGGGCCGATCGTCGTGCCGCACATCGCGCTCGCCGTGGCGCTCTACCTGTTCTTCGGCCAGGTCGGTCTCTCGGGGACCACCATCGGCTACGTGATGGCCCATTCGGTTATCGCGATGCCCTTCACCGTCTTCACCGTCGCCGCCGCGCTGACGCGAGTGGACCCGGCGCTCGAGGACGCGGCGATGAGCTGCGGCGCGACACGCTTCACCGCCTTCCGCCTCGTCACGCTGCCGATGATCCTGCCGAACGTGCTGTCGGGCGCCCTCTTCGCCTTCATCATCTCGTTCGACGAGCCGGTGATCTCGTTCTTCCTTGCCGGCATCCGCGACAAGACGCTGCCGCGCATGATGTTCGACAACATCGAGCAGAACCTCACCCCCGTCATTCCTGCCATCGCCGTGCTGCTGACGCTCCTGTCGGTCGCCGTGCTGCTCCTCGCCGCCTTGCTGCGGCGCTGGTCGGCCCACGCGGCGGCAGCGCGTGCCGAGTAACGACCCCCGAAAACACCTTCTCAACGAGGAGAGCCGATCGATGGATCTGAACGCGACGAAACGGGCCGGCGTCATCGCCGCGGCCCTCATCATGGGCGGCGTTGGGACCGCCTCGGCGCAGGAGCTGGTGATCGCCACCACCGGCGGCCTGATGCGCAACATGATGGAAGAGCACATGTACGAGCCCTTCTATGACGATACGGGCATCGAAGTGATCCCCTTCGACATCGAGGTGCCCGACCAATGGGCCCGCGCCGAAGGCATGATGCGCACCGGCAACGTCGAGTTCGACATCGTCACCGCGACGGGACCGGACCTCATCGACAAGCGCGACATGCTCGAGAAGATCCCGTGCGACGAGATGGAGAACATCGTCGAGTACGCGCTCCCCGGCGCGTGCGAGGAGTACGGCGTCGCCCGCACCACCGGCGGCATGCTGCTCGCCTACGACAAGGAGGTCTACGGCGACAAGGCGCCCGAGAGCTGGGCCGACTTCTGGGACGTCGAGGCCTTCCCCGGGCCGCGTGGGCTGCCCGACACCGGCGACCGCGACTGGTGGGTGCCGCTGGTGGCCCTCCTCGCCGACGGCGTGAAGCCGGAGGAGCTCTTCCCGTTCGACATGGACCGCGCCTACGCCAAGCTCGACGAGATCAAGCCGCACATCAATGTCTGGTGGAAGACCGGCAACCAGGTGCAGCAGATCATGCGCGACAAGGAAGTCGCGATGACGATGGCCTACTCCGGCCGCGCCCTCGCCACCATCAAGGAAGGCGCGCCCTGGGGGATGGTCTGGAACGGAGCCCCGCGCGACACCGGCTACTTCGCGGTCCTGAAGAACGCGCCCGACACCGACGCCGCCTTCAAGTTCATCGACTTCTTCTACGGCAACGCCAAGGGCCATCCCGAGTTCATGCGTGCCGTGAACTACGCCACCTCCTCCACCGCCGGCCTCGCCCAGCTCCCGGAGGACGAGCAGAAGCTCTTTGCCACCTACCCGGCGAACTACGAGCTGCTGGTGAAGCCGGACTTCGAGTGGATCGGCAAGAACCGCGACATGCTGCGCGAACGCTGGAACGCCTGGATCACGCAGTAAGTCCCCTGCGGACCCGCGTATCCCGAAGGGCCGCTCGCGGCCCTTTTTCGTTGCCGCGGGTCGCGGCGGGGCCGTTCCCCTCGCGCTCCGCCGTAACCTTGGACATCGGTCTACCGGATCGCGGGACACCCCCGTCCGGCGATGGCGGCAGGCCGTGTCCGGACGACCCCGGGAGCGTCCGGCGATGGCGGGAGGCGTCTCCTACCGCGGCATCGCGGCGACGCCGTAGACCTTGTACCGCTCGGCAACCTCCGCCATGTCGTCGGCCGACAGGACGACCGGCGCCCCGCCCTGGCAGCTCAGCAGGTACTGCCGCGCCAGCGTCTCGAGCTTCACCGTCAAGGACAACGCGTGACTGAGGTCGCGGCCGAAGGCGATCATGCCGTGGTTGGCGAGGAGGCAGGCGTAACGCCCCTCCAGCGCCCTCAGCGCCGCCGCCGCCAACGCATCCGAACCGAACACGCGGTAGTCGGCGCAACGCACGTCCGTCCCGCCGAAGCTCGCCACCATGTAGTGGAAGGCCGGCAGCGGGCGCCGCAGGCACGAGAGCGCCACGCACGCGTCCGCGTGAGTATGGACGACGGCCCCGGCCTCGGGCCGATGGCGCAGGATCTCGGTGTGGAAGCGCCACTCGCTGGAGGGGATGCCGGCACCGATCACGCCGCCGTCGAGATCGACGTGCACCACCTCCTCGGGCGTCAGCGAGGCGCCGGCACCCGTCGGCGTGATGAGGGCCCCGTCCTGCCACCGGACGCTGACGTTGCCGGAGCTGCCGTGGTTGAGGCCTGTCGCCTCCAGGCGCTGGACGGCGGCGACGATGGCGGCGCGGGCCTCGGCCTCAGTGCGCATCGGTCAGGGCCTCCCGCGTGGTGCCGGATGTCGCCGTGCCGTCGCCGCCCATCGCGTCGAGCGCCTCGACGAACATGCCGACGTCGCCGAGCTTGCCCGACTTGAGGACCAGCGAGAGCGCCGGTTCGGTCGAAACCGCACGCCCCATGCCCGGCACCGTGAAGGCGCCGACGGCGAGGCGTTTCAGCCCCAGCGTCTCCACCACGACGCCGGAGCTCTCCCCACCGGCGACGAGGATGCGGCGGACGCCGCCCGCGGCGACACGGCGCGCGATGCCCGACAGGATCGTCTCGGCGAGCTGCGACGCGCCTTCGCGCCCGAGCGCCGACTGGAGCCGCGCCACCTCGTCCGGGCCCGCGGACGTCGCGACGGCGGACGGGACCGGCTGCGCGAGGACCCAGCGCGCGGCCCGCTCGGCGACGGTGTCCGCGTTGTCGGCGGGCGACAGCGCGAGGCGCAGCACCGGGTGCCCGGCGGCCTCGAACGCGGCGAGCTGCTCGATCGTGCGTTCCGCGCAGCTTCCGGCGAGGACGACGCCGGGACCGTCGATTGCCGGCAGGGCATCGCCGGCCGCCCCCTCGGCGAGCCAGCCGCGCCGGCGCCATGCCGCCGGCAGGTATTCCGCGACGGAGGAGTTGCCCGTCAGGAAGGGCATGTCGGCGGCCGCCTCGGCGATCACGGCGAGGTCCTCCGGGAGGATCGCGTCGACAACGAGATGCCGCGCGCCCTCGGCCACCGCCCGCGCCGTCGCCGAGCGGATCGCGTCGGCGCCCTGGCGCACGGCAGGATAGTGCACGGCACCCACCGGGCGCGCGGACTGGCGGGCGAGGACGCGGGCGATGTCCGGGTCGGTCATCGGCGTCAGCGGGTCGTAGCGCTTGGGCGACTCGGAGAGGAGCTGGGTGCCGACGAAGAGATGGTTGAGGTAGACCGTCCGGCCGACCTCCGGGAAGGACGGCACGAAGTAGACCGCTTCCGCGCCGGTCATCTCCGCCAGCCGGTCGGCGACGGGGCCGATGTTGCCGCGGTCGGTGGAGTCGAACGTGGCGCAGTACTTGTAGAAGAGCTGCCGGCAGCCGAGGGCCATCAGGGCGCCGGCGGCGGTCACCGCGTCGGCGATGGCCCGCTCCGCCGGGACGACGCGGATCTTGAGGGCGACGACGACGGCGTCGAGCGCGTCCGCCTCCGCCGCCAGGGCGGCGACCTCGCCCGGGGCTGTCACGAACGCGACACGCGCTCCCTGCCCGACCAGCATGCCCGCAAGCTCTAGCCCGCCCGTCAGGTCGTCAGCGATCGCGCCAAAAATCGGCCCCGCCATTCCCGTGTACTCCCGTCATCCGTCCGCACGATAGCCATGGAAGATTTGGCATACAATCGCGATTTCATCATGATTGGCACCGATATCCCGCCGCGAAGCCGAATATTTTGATGGAATTTTCGACTAACGGGTGTCCTGCGGGTGCCGCGCCAGGACTTCGGGCAGGTAGGTCCTGAGGTAGGCCACCGCCGCCGCGCCGCTCTCGGCGAGGCATTCGTCCGTCACGCGGCGATGCTCGGCCCAGGAGATTGCCCAGATCCCGTCGGTGAGGCCGATGGTGATCGCCATCCAATCGTCGAGCCGCGGCAGGGCGCTGCAGTCGAACCAACGGCGGAACTCGTCGGCGCGCACCCTGGCGAGGGAGGCGTTGCCCCTAAGGTCGAGGGTGCGCACGTCGACGCTGACGCCCGCGCCCATGAAGAGCCGCAGCGCCGCCGGATGACCGTTCAGCCAGTCCGCCCCGATCCGCTGGCGGCGCAGGATGATGTCCTGCCACCGCTGCGGCGGCGGATCGAGCGGCCGGTGCGCGTTCTCGCCGAGCCGCTCGATGAAGCGCTCGGCAAGCGCGACGAGGAGCGCGTTGCGGTTCGGGAAGAAGTGGTAGAGCGACGGCAGCGGCACATCCGCCTCCTCCGCCACCATGGCGAGCGAAACGTCGCGATCCTCCGGCACCGCGAGCAGACGCTCGGCCGCGTCGAGGAGCTGCTCGAACCGCGCCTGGCCGCGCCGGCGCTGGGGGCGCCGACCCTTGGCGGCGGCGCCAGCGTCGTCTTCCTCACCGTGCGACACGGCGCTCCTTCCTCTCCCATGGGAGCGGCCGGATCGCCCCCGATGGGCGGCTATCGCCCGAAGGATCGCCATCTTGCAAGGCCGGCGGCTCGCATGACCGCCAACCGCCGACCTTGACCGGACTTCGGCGCGCCGGCGTCAGGACGCCGCGAGGCCGAGCGAGCCGGGGTTCATCCGCCCGTCCGGGTCGACCGCGCGCTTGATGTCGCTCAGCAGCGACCACGTCTCCGGCGTGAGGACCTCACGGAACGGGTAGTCGCGCGCCACCTGCCAGCTCACACCGCCGAGGCTCGCATAGAGCTCCTGGGTGCCGCGGCGCAGGCGCACCACCGCCTCACGCGCGGCCGGGTTCGCCGGCCGGTCGCGCCAGGGCTTCACCGTCTCCGCGCCGACGCTCTTCTCGTGCAGCGGGGTGATCTCGTCGGGCCAGTAGAAGGCCGGCTCCAGGAAGAACTCGTTGCCGACCGTCATCGACATCACCGAGTAGGTGATCCGGTGCTCCTCCATCATCGGGCGCTGGCTCTCGAAGTAGTCCGCGTTGGCCCGCACCACCTCGGCCGCGCTCGACAGCGGGAAGACCGCGTGGATCGGCACCCAGCGCTCGCCGTTGAGGCCCAGCATGCCGCGCACCGGGCCGAACGGCTTGGCCCGCATCACCCGCGGCACGGAGTTGTCGATTTCCACCCCGTGGTGGTTGCCGATCGCGCGTACGGTGGCGAGCGAGGCGTCGAGCGCGGCGCGCGTGTCCGCCTCCAGGACCAGGTGGAGCGTGAAGTTGTGCGCCTTGATGAACGAGGTGCCGGCGGTCGCGACCTTCGCGGCGTCCTTCAGGCCGCCCAGCAGCGTCTTGCCCGAGGCGGCGACGTTGCCGAGCGAGCGAAGCCCGTCGGAGATGCGGTTCACGCTGGCCGAGTGCTCGGCCTTGTTGCGGTCGATCCCGAAGCCTTCGCATACCGCACCGGTGCGGGCGATCTCCACCTGCGCGGCCGCCATCGCGTCCATGGTCTTGAAGCCGAACGACAGGAAGTCGACCTCCGCCGGCCGAGGGAAGAGCGCGAGTGTCGCCGCGAGCTTCACGCCGAACGCGCCATTGTCGCCCATGAAGAGGCCCGTGAGGTCCGGTCCGCCGTAGCGTGTGAACGGCCTGGTGCCGACGCGTCCGCCCGAGCCTGTGGTGACGACCCGCCCGTCCGCCAGCGCCACGGTGACGCCGAGCACGCTGTCGGCGACGGTCCCGTGCCGCGCGGAGCCGAAGAAGGCGCTGTTCTGGGAGAGCGCGCCGCCGACCGTGGCGTTGACGCCCGACAGCGGTCCCCAGTACCGCGTCCGCAGGCCCGTCCCTTCCAGCGCGGCGTTCACCTGCTCCCAGGTGCAGCCCGATTCCACAGTGATGTAGCGGTCGTCGACGTTCACCTCGACGACCTGCTTCAACCCCCGGCAGTCGATCACGACGCTCCCCGGAGCGGACGGCAGGTAGCCTTTGGTGTAGCTCATCCCGCCGCCGCGCGGGACGATGTCGAGCCCTGCCTCCGCCGCCGCGCGCACGGCCGCGACGGCCTCCTCGCGCGTGGTCGGGAGGATGACCGCGGTCGGCTCGATCCCGGGCTGCCAGAAGACGTCGTTGGCGTAGTAGGCGCGCGTCGGCGCATCCGAGAGGACCTTGTCGGCGCCGATGGTGCCGGCGAGGGCGTCGAGCGCGGGCGGTCGCGCCTCGGTTGTCGGTTGCGCAAGCGCCATGGTTTCCTCCCGAGTTTTATGGTTTTCGAGGCCGTCCTGTCGCCCGCGCTGGGCAAACGGCCGGGTTGCGGCTCAGCCGATATTGACTGATCGCCGCGCGCATCGGATCATTCCGTGACAGGCGCGTCAATAGACGACACGCTGTATCGCCTACCACTCGGTGTCTTTGCTATGCGAAAAGGGCGGCGCCGCTCACAGGTCCAGGTATGACGGAACCGTCGAAACAGAACATTCGTGCCGTATCGCGCGCCCTCGCCGTGCTGAACTCCTTCACCCAGAAGCGCAGCCAGACGCTCGCTGACGTCACCAATGCGACGGGGCTCGACAAGGGTACCACGCGGCGTCTTCTCATCACGCTGATGGACAACGGCTACGTCGCGCAGGATCCGACCACGCAGCAGTACCGGATCGGCCGGGCCCTGCGCCTGCTGGCGGCCGACGTGCCGGACGGGTTCGACCTGCGCGCCGTGGCGAGCCCCGTCCTCACCCAGCTCGCGTCGGAGTTTCCCGTCACCGCCTTCGTGTCGGTGTACGACGACGGGGACGTCGTGTGCCTCGACCGCATCCACGACATGAAGGGCATCGAGGTGCACTGGTGGGCGGTCGGCGGGACACTGCCCTACAACTGCGGCGGCGCGCCCAAGCTGCTCCTGGCCTTCCAGCCGGTCGAGGAGATCGAGCGTGTCCTGACGCGCGAGCCGACGGCGATGACCCGCGCCTCGATCACCGATCGCGGCGCCCTGCGCGATCGCTTCGCCCAGATCCGCCAGCAGGACTACGAGTTCGCGGTCGACGACGTGACGCTCGGGCTGACCGCGCTCGCCGTCCCGGTCCGCACGCCGGACGGGTCCATCGCCGGCGCCATCAGCATCGCCGGCCTCACCCCGCAGCTCTGCAACGAGGACGGTCCCGACCCGCTCCACCTCGGCCAGCTGCGCGAGGCGGCGCGCCAGATCGAGCGGCGGATCCAGATGGCGGGCGCGGCCTGACCCACGCAGGAGCGCCCGCTTCATAAGCTCGCGCTGCGTTCGTGTCATAGTATGACACTCGTTTTGCTAGTTGACCTGCTGCGGCGGATCAATTAGCCTTGGTCAAAATAAGAACGAGTTGTCCGGGACGAACGCCCGCACCTTTCCGGTGCCCTCGCGCATGCCAGGCCGGCAGCGCGTCTCCCGACAATTCTGAAGTACGCGCCCTCGCGGGACGATGTCGCGCGCAATGAAGAACAGGGAGGACGAGACGTGAACCACGTGACCATCCGCAGCCTTGCTGCGGCGGGATTGCTTGCCGGTGCCATCGCCGCACCGACGCTGGCTGCGGCCCAGTCGCTCGACAAGGGCGTCTACGAGGTCGGCTTCATCACCGAAAAGACCGGGCCGCTGGCCGCCGCCGGCATCTCCTACTGGCACGGCGCCGAGCTCGCCCTGGAGGAGATCAACTCCGCCTCGCTCCTCGGCGACGGCATCGCGCTGGAGCTGGTCGAGAAGGAGTCCGGCTCCGACGCCGCGCGCGCCGTCCAGGCACTGACGCAGTTCGCCGCCGACCGCGACATCAAGGTCGCCACCTGCTGCATCCTCTCGCCGGTCGCCGGCGCGCTGAAGCCGGTCGCCAAGTCGATGGGCATCCCGCTCATCATCTACGGCGCGACGCGGCCGGGGCTGCCCGAGCTTCCCTACGTGTCGTCGGTCGTCGCCCTCCCCGGCCCGGCCGAAGTGAAGATGACGCAGACCCTCGCCGACACGCTGAAGCCGAAGAAGGTGACCTACTTCGTCAACGCCGACAACGACGCCTTCCAGGCCCGCTTCAAGGCCGCGCAGAAGGTGATGGAGGACAACGGCATCGAGACCGGCGAAGTGATCTCGATCCTCGCCAACGACACCGACTTCACCGGACCGGCCACCCAGGCGATGGCGACCAACCCGGACCTCATCATGGTCTGGACCACACAGACGCCGGCCGTCGGCATCGTCTCCGCCCTGCGTCAGCGCGGCTACGAGGGCGACATCTCCTCGTCCGACGTGATCTCGCCCGTCGCCGTCTTCGAGAAGGCCGGCCAGGCGATCGAGGGCGTGCCGTTCCCGATCCTGTTCTCGCCCTCGCTCTCCAAGGACCCGCGCGCGCAGGCCTTCATCGACGCCTACAACAAGAAGTACGGCCAGCAGCCCGACACCTACTCCGCCCAGGGCTACACGGTGATGTACTACCTCGCCCAGGCCCTCGGCACCCTGAGCGGCAACCCGAGCCGCGAGGAGATCGCCGAGGCGCTCGCCGCGGTGAAGGAGATCAAGGACAACATCTACGGCGGGCTGCCGATGATCGATGGACAGGCCACGGTCGAGAACTCGCTCATCGTCAACTGGAGCGGCGACGGCACACTCGTTCCGTGGGAAGCGAAGTAAGTGCAGCTGTTCTTTGAACAACTGGTCAATGGCTGGGCGTTGGGGTCACTCTACGCCCTCTTCGGGATCGGCTTCGGGCTCGTCTTCGCGACGCTCGGCATCCTGAACGCGGCCCACGGCGCTTACGCCAGCTGGGCCGCCATCATCGGCTACTATGCCGTGACCTCGCTCGGCCTTCCCCTGCCGCTCGCGCTTCTCGCGGGCGTCCTGGGCGGCGGGGCGATCGCCATCATCGTCGATCAGGTGGCCTTCCAGCCGCTGCGGGCGGTGGGCGCGGGCATGCTCGGCGCCCTCATCACCTCGATCGCCTTCTGGATCATCCTCGACAGCCTCGCGGGCTTCGCCACAAAGCAGCAGAGCCTCGCCTTCCCGCCGTCGAGCTACCCCTACAACATGGTCGACTTCGGCGTGATCCGCGTCCCGGCGATGCAGATCATCACGATCATCACGCTGATCCTGGTCACCACCGGCATGTGGATCCTGATCGCCAGGACGCGCGTCGGCGCGGCGATGCGGGCGGTCGGCTGGAACGCGACGGCGGCCGGCCTCGGCGGCGTCAATGCGCGCATGGTCATCCTGCTGACGGCCTTCCTCGCGGGCGCAACCTCGGGCCTCGCGGGCGTCCTCGGCGGCATCGCCACCAACAACGTCTCCTACACGCTCGGCGAGGCGCTGCTCCTCAAGGGGTTCGCGGCGGTGGTCGTCGGCGGCTACGACGACGTGCGCGGGACGGCGATCGCCGGCATCTGCCTGGGCATCATCGAGGTCTTCGTGGCGCAGTACATCTCCACCAGCTTCCGCGACGGCTTCACCTACATCCTGCTGCTCACCTTCCTGGTGGCCCGTCCGCGCGGCCTCTTCGGATCGATCAGCGTACAGAGGGCCTGACCGATGGACATGCTCCTCGACTTCTGGGCGGGCTACGGCTCCACCGTCGTGTTCGCGATGGTCAACTCCTTCTTCGCGCTGTCGTGCTACGCGGTGCTGTCGGCGGGCGTGCTGTCGTTCACGACGGTGGTCTTCGCGGCCATCGGCGGCTTCCTGGCCGCCCAGCTCGTCGCCAAGTTCGGCGTCTCCTACTATCTGACGCTGCCGGTGGCCGCCGTTGCCGGCGGGCTGGGGGCGGCGGTCGTCGCCGCGCTCTTCCTGCGCCTGCAGAGCCACTGGATGGCTCTCGCCTCGCTCGCCCTCGTCCTCATCACGCGCATCGTCGCGCTCAACGCGCCGGGGCTGACGGGCGGGGTCAACGGGCTCTTCGTGCCGGCGCGGATCGCCTGGTGGGAGCTCGCCATCATGCTGGCGCTCGTCACCTTCGTCTTCTACCGCCTCTACCACTCGTGGTTCGGCCTCGCCTCGCTCGCGGTGCGCGAGGACCCGGCCGTGGCGGCGACGATGGGCATCAAGCCGCGGCGCATCCAGTTCATCGC
This genomic window from Acuticoccus sediminis contains:
- the otnK gene encoding 3-oxo-tetronate kinase; this translates as MAGPIFGAIADDLTGGLELAGMLVGQGARVAFVTAPGEVAALAAEADALDAVVVALKIRVVPAERAIADAVTAAGALMALGCRQLFYKYCATFDSTDRGNIGPVADRLAEMTGAEAVYFVPSFPEVGRTVYLNHLFVGTQLLSESPKRYDPLTPMTDPDIARVLARQSARPVGAVHYPAVRQGADAIRSATARAVAEGARHLVVDAILPEDLAVIAEAAADMPFLTGNSSVAEYLPAAWRRRGWLAEGAAGDALPAIDGPGVVLAGSCAERTIEQLAAFEAAGHPVLRLALSPADNADTVAERAARWVLAQPVPSAVATSAGPDEVARLQSALGREGASQLAETILSGIARRVAAGGVRRILVAGGESSGVVVETLGLKRLAVGAFTVPGMGRAVSTEPALSLVLKSGKLGDVGMFVEALDAMGGDGTATSGTTREALTDAH
- a CDS encoding ABC transporter permease, whose translation is MAPFFVLLVAAFLWPLVNLLSISFLEPHPTLEHYERVVSNPVYARVLWRTFAIALTVTALCLALAFPVALLMARSRGPMAIFITACVVLPFWSSVLVRTAAWAVLLQRHGLINEGLQAVGVTSEPIQLLYTRGAVVVAMAHVLLPFMVLPIYGALRNIPQDLSRAAAILGAGPLKTFREVILPLALPGVISGTLLVFLTALGYFITPALLGSPQEMMIATLISQQIREMLDWPFAAALVGVLTLFVTAITLIFSRVMRFDRLMGGGA
- a CDS encoding extracellular solute-binding protein yields the protein MDLNATKRAGVIAAALIMGGVGTASAQELVIATTGGLMRNMMEEHMYEPFYDDTGIEVIPFDIEVPDQWARAEGMMRTGNVEFDIVTATGPDLIDKRDMLEKIPCDEMENIVEYALPGACEEYGVARTTGGMLLAYDKEVYGDKAPESWADFWDVEAFPGPRGLPDTGDRDWWVPLVALLADGVKPEELFPFDMDRAYAKLDEIKPHINVWWKTGNQVQQIMRDKEVAMTMAYSGRALATIKEGAPWGMVWNGAPRDTGYFAVLKNAPDTDAAFKFIDFFYGNAKGHPEFMRAVNYATSSTAGLAQLPEDEQKLFATYPANYELLVKPDFEWIGKNRDMLRERWNAWITQ
- a CDS encoding class II aldolase/adducin family protein, which gives rise to MRTEAEARAAIVAAVQRLEATGLNHGSSGNVSVRWQDGALITPTGAGASLTPEEVVHVDLDGGVIGAGIPSSEWRFHTEILRHRPEAGAVVHTHADACVALSCLRRPLPAFHYMVASFGGTDVRCADYRVFGSDALAAAALRALEGRYACLLANHGMIAFGRDLSHALSLTVKLETLARQYLLSCQGGAPVVLSADDMAEVAERYKVYGVAAMPR
- a CDS encoding ABC transporter permease — translated: MNARSLMLNAYVYAVLAFIIVPILVILPMAFSEPAYLTFPPEGFTLNWFAEFFGNRRWMRAAQFSLTIALFVSLTTSVIGTMATYALVRGAGGIGALFQALLIGPIVVPHIALAVALYLFFGQVGLSGTTIGYVMAHSVIAMPFTVFTVAAALTRVDPALEDAAMSCGATRFTAFRLVTLPMILPNVLSGALFAFIISFDEPVISFFLAGIRDKTLPRMMFDNIEQNLTPVIPAIAVLLTLLSVAVLLLAALLRRWSAHAAAARAE
- a CDS encoding ABC transporter ATP-binding protein, which produces MTDRTTTGAAISIQSLRKVFDSTVAVDDVSLDIEAGEFVALLGPSGSGKSTVLTSIAGFEFPSAGRIDIGGVDCTRVPPFRRNIGMVFQHYTLFPHLSVIDNVAFPLKMRRVPLRERRRRAAEALATVRLDGYGERMPGQLSGGQQQRVALARAIVYQPRVLLMDEPLSALDKNLREEMQLEIKRLHHQLGMTVVFVTHDQGEALTMADRVAILRDGRVQQVAPARELYERPANLFAAGFIGEMNFIPVTYEAGAVSLPGGARWALPADACVAPVAPGPATLAIRPERLSPTAVEGGERTLEARVEEVVYAGAGTLVIARLPDGTEVRARMASATIGAIEEGQPITLHAPENALLVYPRDDAE
- a CDS encoding TetR/AcrR family transcriptional regulator translates to MSHGEEDDAGAAAKGRRPQRRRGQARFEQLLDAAERLLAVPEDRDVSLAMVAEEADVPLPSLYHFFPNRNALLVALAERFIERLGENAHRPLDPPPQRWQDIILRRQRIGADWLNGHPAALRLFMGAGVSVDVRTLDLRGNASLARVRADEFRRWFDCSALPRLDDWMAITIGLTDGIWAISWAEHRRVTDECLAESGAAAVAYLRTYLPEVLARHPQDTR